A window from Salvia miltiorrhiza cultivar Shanhuang (shh) chromosome 2, IMPLAD_Smil_shh, whole genome shotgun sequence encodes these proteins:
- the LOC131013277 gene encoding MLO-like protein 11, whose amino-acid sequence MSESEASENEKDLRSLALTPTWSVATVLTVFVAVSLLVERSIHRLGIWLKKTDRKPLLAAVEKMKEELMLLGFISLLLTATSSIISNICIPSKFYDSAFAPCTRKDVDEETEDNHLQERGLLTAFFDHRVHRRVLMGLNQNTCSENYEPFVSYEGLEQLHRFIFVMAITHISYSCLTMLLAIVKIHSWRAWEDEAHLDRHNSLSEKTRAMTMQRQSTFVRVHTSTPMQRNNFLVWVTCFFRQFGRSVVRADYLTLRQGFITNHNLTSTYDFHSYMIRSMEEEFQRIVGVSAPLWGFVVAFMLFNVKGSNLYFWIALIPVTLVLLVGTKLQHIIATLALESAGITGSFNGPKFRPRDELFWFKKPELLLSLIHFILFQNAFELASFFWFWWQFGYNSCFIRNHLLVYLRLIVGFAGQFLCSYSTLPLYALVTQMGTNYKAALIPHNIRETIHGWGKAARRRRKLGIFTDDSTIHTDTSTVMSVEEDDHQLIDSPRFGSQSAAEIELQQTTVAISDQSPPSANETSTRVGTPLLRSSASVSVSSPASFRILQEMTQRSSSMPR is encoded by the exons ATGTCTGAATCCGAAGCCTCAGAAAACGAGAAGGATCTGAGGTCTTTGGCTCTGACTCCGACATGGTCTGTGGCTACTGTTTTGACCGTATTTGTTGCCGTTTCACTGCTCGTGGAGCGATCGATTCACCGCTTGGGAATT tGGTTAAAGAAAACTGATCGGAAACCTTTGCTTGCTGCTGTTGAGAAAATGAAGGAAG AGTTGATGCTTCTTGGGTTCATATCCCTTCTCCTTACAGCAACTTCAAGCATTATATCGAACATTTGCATACCTTCGAAGTTCTATGACAGTGCATTTGCCCCATGCACTAGGAAAGACGTCGATGAGGAAACTGAAGATAATCATTTACAGGAGCGTGGACTTTTGACGGCCTTCTTTGATCATCGCGTACACAGGCGAGTGTTGATGGGTCTAAATCAGAATACTTGCTCAGAG AATTATGAACCGTTTGTGTCATATGAAGGACTTGAGCAGCTCCATAGGTTCATTTTTGTTATGGCTATTACACATATATCTTACAGCTGCTTGACGATGTTGCTGGCAATTGTAAAG ATTCACAGTTGGAGAGCATGGGAGGATGAGGCTCACTTGGACAGGCATAATTCATTGAGTG AAAAAACCAGAGCAATGACAATGCAAAGACAATCAACTTTTGTGAGAGTCCATACATCAACTCCTATGCAGAGGAACAACTTTCTTGTTTGGGTG ACGTGCTTCTTCCGCCAGTTTGGGCGTTCAGTTGTTCGTGCCGATTACCTCACCCTTCGACAAGGATTTATCACG AACCACAACCTCACATCAACATATGATTTCCACAGCTATATGATTCGTTCTATGGAAGAGGAATTTCAAAGGATAGTTGGTGTCAG CGCTCCACTCTGGGGATTCGTTGTAGCTTTTATGCTGTTCAATGTAAAAG GATCCAATCTCTACTTCTGGATTGCACTTATTCCTGTCACT CTTGTTCTACTTGTTGGCACAAAGCTGCAACATATCATAGCAACCTTGGCATTAGAGAGTGCGGGAATTACTGGGAGTTTTAATGGACCTAAGTTTAGACCCCGAGATGAACTGTTTTGGTTCAAGAAGCCAGAACTGTTGCTGTCCCTGATTCATTTTATCCTGTTCCAG AAtgcatttgagcttgcttcatTCTTCTGGTTCTGG TGGCAGTTTGGCTACAATTCTTGCTTCATAAGGAACCACTTACTAGTCTACTTACGACTAATTGTTGG GTTTGCAGGGCAATTCTTGTGCAGCTACAGCACCCTTCCACTCTATGCATTAGTTACTCAG ATGGGAACGAACTACAAGGCTGCCCTGATTCCACACAATATACGAGAGACGATCCATGGATGGGGAAAGGCAGCTCGGAGGAGGAGAAAACTGGGCATCTTCACAGACGATTCAACCATTCACACAGATACTAGCACAGTCATGTCAGTCGAGGAAGATGATCATCAGTTAATAGACAGTCCACGGTTCGGCTCTCAGTCAGCTGCAGAAATCGAGCTGCAACAAACCACGGTTGCCATCAGCGATCAATCCCCACCATCTGCTAACGAGACTTCAACTCGGGTTGGTACTCCTCTCCTTCGCTCCTCTGCTTCCGTTTCTGTTTCTTCCCCGGCTTCCTTCAGAATTCTGCAAGAAATGACACAGAGATCTTCCTCCATGCCGCGGTAG
- the LOC131013278 gene encoding protein FAR1-RELATED SEQUENCE 5-like, protein MDYEINGDVNGEVVGSSTNYEGRTDDDDTIVGSSADGVLQHGLDIKVDEDSSERDLFQLDELQDVNCVTPIDEPYVGQEFESEAAAHAFYNSYATRVGFVIRVSKLSRSRRDGTAIGRALVCNKEGFRMPDKREKIVRQRVETRVGCRAMILVRKVSSGKWTVTKFVKEHTHPLTPGKGRRDLIYDQYPNEHDKIRELSQQLAIEKKKVATYKRHLEMIFEHIEEHNQSLGKKIQNIMNSVREMETKDQLDPRFC, encoded by the coding sequence ATGGATTATGAGATAAATGGTGATGTAAATGGCGAAGTAGTAGGAAGTTCTACTAATTATGAAGGAAGAACAGATGATGACGATACAATTGTCGGGAGTTCTGCTGACGGGGTGCTCCAGCACGGACTAGATATTAAAGTGGACGAAGATTCCTCCGAGAGGGATTTGTTTCAACTGGATGAGTTGCAGGATGTTAATTGCGTCACTCCTATTGATGAACCATATGTGGGCCAAGAGTTTGAGTCTGAAGCTGCAGCACATGCTTTTTATAACTCATATGCGACAAGAGTTGGTTTTGTCATCCGTGTCAGCAAGCTTTCTCGATCAAGGCGTGATGGAACTGCCATTGGTCGGGCACTGGTTTGCAACAAAGAGGGCTTCAGGATGCCTGACAAACGAGAGAAGATCGTACGCCAAAGGGTTGAGACAAGGGTTGGTTGCAGAGCCATGATTTTAGTTAGAAAAGTAAGTTCGGGTAAATGGACAGTTACAAAATTTGTAAAGGAGCATACTCATCCTCTAACTCCCGGTAAAGGCCGAAGGGATCTCATTTATGATCAATACCCCAATGAGCACGATAAAATCCGGGAACTATCGCAACAGCTGGCAATTGAAAAAAAGAAGGTTGCGACATACAAAAGGCATTTGGAAATGATATTCGAACACATTGAGGAACACAATCAATCACTTGGAAAGAAGATCCAAAACATTATGAACAGCGTCAGAGAGATGGAAACGAAAGATCAACTAGATCCTAGATTCTGTTGA